The following proteins come from a genomic window of Streptomyces sp. Sge12:
- a CDS encoding class F sortase gives MSEDKASAGGRLLTFAAWAVLVLGLWLWGRQLTVAPAPTAGQAGGTVGPGLPAAHAPLAASLPQRVDLPSIGIQAPVISRDLDKDGAIEPPPYDQPGTVGWWGRGTRPGAAGTALMVGHVDTRSKPAVFYGLSSAQPGDKVRVVRADGSVAEFTIEDVRVYERAAFDPHKAYGQRVRGRAELRLVTCGGSYDKVAKEYTANVVVSAYLTGVGARPGTPGTAA, from the coding sequence GTGAGCGAGGACAAGGCCTCCGCGGGCGGCCGGCTGCTGACCTTCGCCGCCTGGGCGGTGCTGGTCCTCGGCCTGTGGCTGTGGGGCCGCCAGCTCACTGTCGCGCCGGCCCCGACCGCGGGCCAGGCGGGCGGCACGGTGGGTCCGGGGCTGCCGGCCGCGCACGCCCCGCTCGCCGCGTCCCTGCCGCAGCGCGTCGACCTGCCCTCCATAGGCATCCAGGCCCCGGTGATCTCCCGGGACCTGGACAAGGACGGCGCGATCGAGCCGCCCCCGTACGACCAGCCGGGCACGGTGGGCTGGTGGGGCCGGGGCACCCGGCCGGGGGCGGCCGGGACGGCGCTCATGGTGGGGCATGTGGACACGCGTTCGAAGCCGGCGGTGTTCTACGGCCTGAGCTCGGCGCAGCCGGGCGACAAGGTACGGGTGGTGCGGGCGGACGGTTCGGTCGCCGAGTTCACGATCGAGGACGTACGGGTCTACGAGCGCGCCGCCTTCGACCCGCACAAGGCCTACGGCCAGCGGGTGCGCGGCCGCGCCGAGCTGCGGCTGGTGACCTGCGGGGGCTCGTACGACAAGGTGGCCAAGGAGTACACGGCGAACGTGGTGGTCTCCGCCTATCTGACGGGCGTCGGAGCCCGCCCGGGCACGCCGGGCACCGCGGCCTGA
- a CDS encoding 2-aminoethylphosphonate ABC transporter substrate-binding protein — MTGTRLLRTATVVTGSLALASSLTACGGSSAADSEGGEKIVTVYSADGLKSEKGDGWYDKVFADFTKKTGIEVKYVEGGSGEMVQRAVREKTNTQADVLITLPPFIQQADGKGLLQSYRPQGSDKVNGGDKSADGKWTSVVNNYFGFVYNKKELAEAPKTWEELLDAKYKGKLQYSTPGVAGDGTAVLIKSMHDFGGKEPAMEYLKKLQANNVGPSSSTSKLAPKTDKGELLVANGDVQMNFAQSKSMPNLGIWFPAKEGGKPTTFALPYAAGLVDKAPHTENGKKLLDHLLSTEAQEMVSGIGGGFPSRTDVKPTDANAVELTRLMAGVDIFEPDWSDIDKNLTGYVDAWKSATGS; from the coding sequence ATGACCGGCACGAGACTCCTGCGCACCGCCACCGTCGTCACCGGCAGCCTCGCCCTCGCCTCCTCCCTCACCGCCTGCGGCGGCTCCTCCGCCGCCGACTCCGAGGGCGGCGAGAAGATCGTCACCGTCTACAGCGCCGACGGGCTCAAGAGCGAGAAGGGCGACGGCTGGTACGACAAGGTCTTCGCCGACTTCACCAAGAAGACCGGCATCGAGGTCAAATACGTCGAGGGCGGCTCGGGCGAGATGGTGCAGCGCGCCGTCCGCGAGAAGACCAACACCCAGGCCGACGTGCTGATCACCCTGCCGCCCTTCATCCAGCAGGCCGACGGCAAGGGCCTGTTGCAGTCCTACCGCCCGCAGGGCTCCGACAAGGTCAACGGCGGGGACAAGTCCGCCGACGGCAAGTGGACCTCGGTCGTCAACAACTACTTCGGCTTCGTCTACAACAAGAAGGAGCTCGCCGAGGCCCCCAAGACCTGGGAGGAGCTGCTGGACGCCAAGTACAAGGGCAAGCTCCAGTACTCCACCCCGGGCGTCGCGGGCGACGGTACCGCCGTGCTCATCAAGTCGATGCACGACTTCGGCGGCAAGGAGCCGGCGATGGAGTACCTGAAGAAGCTCCAGGCCAACAACGTCGGCCCGTCCTCCTCGACCAGCAAGCTGGCTCCCAAGACCGACAAGGGCGAGCTGCTCGTCGCCAACGGCGACGTCCAGATGAACTTCGCGCAGTCCAAGTCCATGCCGAACCTGGGCATCTGGTTCCCCGCGAAGGAGGGCGGCAAGCCCACCACCTTCGCCCTGCCGTACGCGGCCGGGCTGGTCGACAAGGCCCCGCACACCGAGAACGGCAAGAAGCTCCTCGACCACCTGCTGAGCACGGAGGCCCAGGAGATGGTCAGCGGGATCGGCGGCGGCTTCCCGTCGCGTACGGACGTCAAGCCGACCGACGCCAACGCCGTCGAACTGACCCGGCTCATGGCGGGTGTCGATATCTTCGAGCCGGACTGGTCGGACATCGACAAGAACCTGACCGGCTACGTCGACGCGTGGAAGTCGGCAACCGGAAGCTGA
- a CDS encoding alkaline phosphatase family protein, which translates to MSPALPGRRAIAATAVTSALIAATVAATPAGAADAAANTDKVLVIGIDGAVLDRVKAADAPHLNGLMAQGLTARSTLYASPMAATSSGPGWSTIATGAWPDKHGVKDNSFTGKNYTAYPDFLTRIENAKPALNTYAAADWEPITSTDQNGPIFSPKVDKRLSLKGDRDGYRNEDPKIAAAAAAELRDQNPDAAFVYLGEIDAAGHSYGAASQQYLDTIARVDTLVGQLLTAVQNRPTYAQENWKVLVTTDHGHTNSGGHGGSTIQERGTFVIARGAGIPAGSVRDDVKLVDVAATALAQVGVGAPGIDGTPLNAPDSDPFDTLRPNLQARVDETGIPAGVKGFTHTPPAGWSVDNSKMGTGGVAEWAGWAFATDEFWSQSQRDQWRELNVRSRDVFAVADSDEWDDKSHTGTFDSTLITPKWAVTGGSTRNLTFRTHYRQEAGQTAQVLVSYNGAAPTVVKSYTADAVARSESIALQVPAGATDVQVRFRYSGNNNWYWTVDDVRLG; encoded by the coding sequence GTGTCCCCTGCCCTGCCCGGACGTCGTGCCATCGCCGCGACCGCCGTCACCTCCGCCCTGATCGCCGCCACGGTCGCGGCCACCCCGGCCGGCGCCGCCGACGCGGCCGCCAACACCGACAAGGTCCTCGTCATCGGCATCGACGGCGCGGTCCTGGACCGCGTCAAGGCCGCCGACGCACCGCACCTGAACGGCCTGATGGCCCAGGGTCTGACCGCCCGCAGCACCCTCTACGCGAGCCCCATGGCTGCCACCTCCTCGGGCCCCGGCTGGTCCACCATCGCCACCGGAGCCTGGCCCGACAAGCACGGGGTGAAGGACAACTCCTTCACCGGCAAGAACTACACGGCCTACCCGGACTTCCTGACCCGCATCGAGAACGCCAAGCCGGCGCTCAACACGTATGCGGCCGCCGACTGGGAGCCCATCACCTCCACCGACCAGAACGGCCCGATCTTCTCCCCGAAGGTGGACAAGCGCCTCTCCCTCAAGGGCGACCGCGACGGCTACCGCAACGAGGACCCGAAGATCGCCGCCGCGGCCGCCGCCGAGCTGCGCGACCAGAACCCGGACGCCGCCTTCGTCTACCTCGGCGAGATCGACGCGGCCGGCCACTCCTACGGCGCGGCCAGCCAGCAGTACCTCGACACCATCGCCCGCGTGGACACCCTGGTCGGCCAGCTCCTCACCGCCGTCCAGAACCGCCCGACGTACGCCCAGGAGAACTGGAAGGTCCTGGTCACCACCGACCACGGCCACACCAACTCCGGTGGCCACGGCGGCTCCACCATCCAGGAGCGCGGCACCTTCGTCATCGCCCGGGGCGCGGGCATCCCGGCCGGTTCGGTACGCGACGACGTGAAGCTGGTCGACGTCGCCGCGACGGCCCTCGCCCAGGTCGGCGTCGGCGCCCCCGGCATCGACGGCACCCCGCTGAACGCCCCCGACTCCGACCCCTTCGACACCCTGCGGCCGAACCTCCAGGCCCGGGTGGACGAGACGGGCATCCCGGCCGGGGTGAAGGGCTTCACGCACACCCCGCCCGCCGGCTGGTCCGTCGACAACTCGAAGATGGGCACCGGCGGGGTCGCCGAGTGGGCCGGCTGGGCCTTCGCGACCGACGAGTTCTGGAGCCAGTCGCAGCGCGACCAGTGGCGCGAGCTGAACGTCCGCTCCCGTGACGTCTTCGCCGTCGCCGACTCCGACGAGTGGGACGACAAGAGCCACACCGGCACCTTCGACTCCACCCTGATCACCCCCAAGTGGGCGGTCACCGGCGGCAGCACCCGCAATCTGACCTTCCGGACGCACTACCGCCAGGAGGCCGGCCAGACCGCCCAGGTCCTGGTCTCCTACAACGGGGCCGCCCCGACCGTGGTGAAGTCCTACACGGCCGACGCCGTCGCCAGGTCCGAGTCCATCGCCCTCCAGGTCCCGGCCGGCGCCACCGACGTCCAGGTCCGCTTCCGCTACAGCGGCAACAACAACTGGTACTGGACCGTCGACGACGTCCGTCTGGGCTGA
- a CDS encoding HAD-IIA family hydrolase, whose protein sequence is MAERKPIESWLTDMDGVLIHEGTPIPGADAFIKRLRESGKPFLVLTNNSIYTPRDLQARLHRMGLDVPVENIWTSALATAKFLDDQRPGGTAYVIGEAGLTTALHDIGYILTDHEPDYVVLGETRTYSFEAMTKAVRLINAGARFICTNPDETGPSTEGPLPATGAVAALITKATGKKPYFAGKPNPLMMRTGLNAIGAHSETSAMIGDRMDTDVLAGLEAGMQTFLVLTGLTTERDTEKFPFRPTKTVASIADLVDLV, encoded by the coding sequence GTGGCAGAGCGCAAGCCGATCGAATCCTGGCTCACCGACATGGACGGGGTCCTCATCCACGAGGGCACCCCGATCCCCGGCGCCGATGCCTTCATCAAGCGGCTGCGCGAGTCCGGCAAGCCCTTCCTGGTGCTGACCAACAACTCGATCTACACCCCCCGCGACCTCCAGGCCCGGCTGCACCGCATGGGCCTCGACGTTCCCGTCGAGAACATCTGGACCTCGGCGCTGGCCACCGCCAAGTTCCTCGACGACCAGCGCCCCGGCGGCACGGCGTACGTCATCGGCGAGGCCGGGCTGACCACCGCCCTGCACGACATCGGTTACATCCTGACCGACCACGAGCCCGACTACGTGGTCCTGGGTGAGACCCGGACGTACAGCTTCGAGGCGATGACCAAGGCGGTCCGCCTGATCAACGCGGGCGCGCGCTTCATCTGCACCAACCCCGACGAGACCGGCCCCTCCACCGAGGGCCCGCTCCCGGCCACCGGCGCCGTCGCCGCGCTGATCACCAAGGCGACCGGCAAGAAGCCGTACTTCGCCGGCAAGCCGAACCCGCTGATGATGCGTACCGGCCTGAACGCCATCGGCGCGCACTCGGAGACCAGCGCGATGATCGGCGACCGGATGGACACGGACGTGCTGGCCGGTCTGGAGGCGGGCATGCAGACCTTCCTCGTCCTCACCGGGCTGACCACCGAGCGGGACACCGAGAAGTTCCCCTTCCGCCCGACCAAGACGGTCGCCTCGATCGCGGACCTGGTCGACCTGGTCTGA